The following are encoded in a window of Primulina eburnea isolate SZY01 chromosome 4, ASM2296580v1, whole genome shotgun sequence genomic DNA:
- the LOC140830395 gene encoding uncharacterized protein has translation MEGGGEIPVDEIPLARGRGRGRGRGRGRPRVRVVDDTFVEQAADHLEQLRMDELVARFHSMHPPRFSGSEGAEKAELWISEIEELFDLIEYPPECRLRLVVHQLKDRAKMWWSTTLMTLNAQRIIPSWDIFKLKFKESYCPPSFYSSKASEFHNLKQGDMSVADYADTFYAMLRYAPHVAASQVAVVESFIEGLNDHLHSFVSTGKPMNYLEAVEIAKRAEASLKRSGNRVPTQHHQSGRQQFSSSGSASLRPRGKQFKKPGSSSSSSGSSGNRGGYRYSGPYCDHCGGKHSSNQCVGVQGVCNVCGRPGHFARVCPNKTGKSAQAGTGAQGNRIPVASQSSHQPSRPSHQSRGQGGQQNQSSAHVFALTEDEAQAAPGTVISGNCTLCGFIARVLFDTGASHSFVSHAFVVSHDLRSTGMNSNLSVATPMGKIIITDNVVFNAVLFHDENVLYLNLIVLPMHDFDCIVGMDVLTANRATVDCYRGIVCFRPSFFS, from the coding sequence ATGGAAGGAGGTGGAGAAATTCCTGTTGATGAGATTCCTTTAgctcgaggtcgaggtcgtggtcgaggtcgtggacgtggtagACCTCGTGTCCGTGTTGTTGATGATACTTTTGTTGAGCAAGCTGCTGATCATCTAGAGCAGCTTAGGATGGATGAGTTAGTTGCGCGTTTCCATTCTATGCATCCTCCTCGATTCAGTGGTTCAGAGGGAGCTGAGAAAGCTGAGTTATGGATTTCTGAGATTGAGgaattgtttgatttgattgagtatcCTCCAGAGTGTCGATTGAGATTAGTTGTGCATCAGTTGAAGGATCGTGCCAAAATGTGGTGGTCTACTACATTAATGACTTTAAATGCTCAGAGGATCATTCCATCATGGGATATATTCAAGCTGAAGTTTAAGGAAAGTTATTGTCCTCCATCATTCTACAGTTCTAAGGCTTCTGAGTTTCATAACCTGAAACAAGGCGATATGTCAGTTGCGGATTATGCGGATACTTTTTATGCTATGCTGAGATATGCTCCTCATGTGGCCGCGAGTCAGGTTGCTGTCGTCGAAAGTTTCATTGAAGGGTTGAACGATCATCTGCACTCTTTTGTTTCTACCGGTAAGCCAATGAATTATCTTGAAGCAGTGGAAATAGCAAAAAGGGCTGAAGCTAGTCTTAAGAGGAGTGGCAATCGAGTTCCTACCCAACATCATCAGTCGGGGAGACAACAATTCAGTTCATCTGGTTCTGCATCTCTTCGTCCACGTGGGAAACAATTTAAGAAGCCTGGTTCTAGTTCTTCGAGTTCAGGGAGTTCGGGGAACCGTGGGGGATATCGCTATAGTGGACCTTACTGTGATCACTGTGGAGGCAAGCATTCCAGTAATCAGTGTGTTGGAGTTCAAGGGGTTTGTAATGTTTGTGGTCGGCCGGgccattttgctagagtttgtcctaATAAGACGGGGAAATCAGCCCAGGCAGGTACTGGAGCTCAAGGTAATAGAATTCCAGTTGCGTCCCAGTCTTCCCATCAGCCTAGTCGTCCTTCGCATCAGAGCAGAGGCCAAGGTGGTCAACAGAATCAGTCATCTGCTCATGTATTTGCCTTGACTGAGGATGAGGCTCAGGCAGCTCCAGGTACTGTCATTTCTGGTAACTGCACTCTATGTGGTTTTATAGCACGAGTATTATTTGATACTGGAGCGTCTCATTCCTTTGtttctcatgcatttgttgttTCGCATGATCTTCGATCCACTGGTATGAATTCCAATCTATCTGTTGCTACTCCGATGGGCAAAATTATTATCACTGATAATGTGGTGTTCAATGCGGTTTTGTTTCACGATGAAAATGTTCTATATCTGAATCTCATAGTTCTACCTATGCATGACTTTGATTGCATCGTTGGTATGGATGTTTTGACTGCAAATCGTGCCACTGTTGACTGTTATCGAGGAATAGTTTGTTTCAGACCTAGCTTTTTCTCCTAA
- the LOC140829639 gene encoding protein indeterminate-domain 12-like, whose product MFPAVMSNSICVSEEASVSSGHRVQNFGFSNSVLMSNSILTNQEPLKMKKKRNLPGNPDPDAEVIALSPRALLATNRYVCEVCKKGFQRDQNLQLHRRGHNLPWKLKQRNSKEANRKKAYVCPEISCVHHHPSRALGDLTGIKKHYSRKHGEKKWKCDKCSKIYAVQSDWKAHSKTCGTREYKCDCGTIFSRKDGFITHRAFCDALAQESARLSAATLPPPSPNNALPFRNLDHYETPLPHPPLLPLASHHCHNIPLNSWDPPPHNPESTHFIKPETLYIPFSFSTLYQEQNVMTSPLENLHVSFSGSLSATALLQKAATMSVAEGHTGSNMAHLDMMHMHHAGTAPGIWKNSDNTTRDFLGLKEDQCGGGELLAYDHDRALLKNQGFGFSETYSGTWGNC is encoded by the exons ATGTTTCCGGCAGTGATGTCCAATTCAATCTGTGTTTCTGAGGAAGCTAGTGTttcatctggtcatagggttCAAAATTTTGGTTTCTCAAATTCAGTGCTCATGAGTAATTCTATTCTGACCAATCAAGAACCActgaaaatgaagaagaaaagaaaccTTCCGGGAAATCCAG atCCTGATGCGGAAGTAATTGCATTATCTCCAAGAGCCCTTTTGGCTACAAACAGATATGTTTGTGAGGTGTGCAAAAAGGGTTTTCAGAGAGATCAAAATCTCCAGCTTCACAGAAGAGGACACAATCTTCCATGGAAACTGAAGCAGAGAAACAGCAAAGAAGCTAACAGGAAGAAAGCCTATGTTTGCCCTGAGATCTCATGTGTTCATCACCATCCTTCAAGGGCTTTAGGTGATTTAACAGGAATCAAAAAACATTATTCCAGGAAACATGGGGAGAAGAAATGGAAATGTGACAAATGTTCCAAGATCTATGCTGTTCAATCAGATTGGAAAGCACATTCTAAAACTTGTGGAACTAGAGAATACAAGTGTGATTGTGGAACCATTTTCTCCAg GAAGGATGGTTTTATCACCCACAGGGCATTCTGTGATGCTTTAGCTCAAGAAAGCGCCAGGCTCTCTGCAGCCACCCTGCCACCACCAAGTCCCAACAATGCCTTACCTTTCCGTAATTTGGACCACTACGAAACGCCACTGCCGCACCCGCCTCTCCTCCCATTGGCCTCCCACCACTGCCACAATATTCCCCTCAACTCCTGGGATCCACCACCCCATAACCCCGAGTCCACTCATTTCATCAAACCCGAAACCCTCTACATTCCCTTCTCTTTTTCAACACTGTACCAAGAACAAAATGTTATGACGTCCCCATTGGAGAACCTTCATGTCAGCTTCTCCGGCAGCCTCTCAGCCACCGCACTCCTCCAGAAGGCGGCCACAATGAGCGTGGCCGAGGGTCATACGGGCTCCAACATGGCTCACCTGGACATGATGCATATGCATCACGCCGGGACAGCACCAGGGATTTGGAAGAACAGTGATAATACGACAAGGGATTTTCTGGGGCTGAAGGAAGATCAATGTGGCGGTGGAGAACTACTGGCATACGATCACGATCGTGCATTGTTGAAGAATCAAGGATTCGGATTTTCTGAGACCTACTCGGGAACATGGGGAAATTGTTGA